One part of the Bradyrhizobium sp. CB1650 genome encodes these proteins:
- a CDS encoding IS110 family transposase has translation MEEYIGLDVSMKETAVSIRRAGERIWRGKCASDPSIVAELIRKRAPSVKRVVFETGPLSVWFYHSLRTEGLPAICIDARHAKAALDMATNKTDANDADGLAQLAEVGFFREVRVKGFDSMLTRTLVAARTRLVRITTELSNQIRGVMKTFGLLVPAGKGSTFEKNVRSLLADQDGLASIVLPMLEAWRGIRLRAAELGRQLVRDARKSQACRILMSIPGIGAITATSFTTAIEEPDNFRKSRSVGAWIGLTTRRYQSGEVDYDGHISRRGDHNLRGLLYEAAAVILTRSSTHSTLRTWGLQLRERIGFKRAAVAVARKLAVIMHTMLKTGELFNPNAGAAA, from the coding sequence ATGGAAGAGTATATTGGTCTCGACGTGTCGATGAAAGAGACGGCAGTCTCGATCCGCCGAGCAGGTGAACGGATCTGGCGCGGCAAGTGCGCATCTGATCCCAGCATTGTCGCCGAGCTTATCCGCAAGCGGGCGCCATCCGTGAAACGCGTGGTATTCGAGACCGGACCGCTGTCGGTATGGTTCTATCATTCTCTGCGCACCGAAGGGTTGCCGGCGATCTGCATCGATGCGCGCCATGCTAAAGCGGCGCTCGATATGGCAACGAATAAGACGGACGCGAACGACGCCGATGGTCTGGCGCAGCTCGCGGAAGTCGGGTTCTTTCGTGAGGTGCGTGTGAAGGGCTTCGACAGCATGCTGACCCGCACGCTTGTCGCAGCGCGGACGCGGCTGGTCCGAATCACTACCGAGCTTTCCAACCAGATCCGCGGTGTCATGAAAACCTTCGGTCTGCTCGTTCCCGCCGGAAAGGGAAGCACCTTCGAGAAGAATGTGCGGAGCCTTCTTGCCGACCAGGACGGACTTGCATCCATCGTGCTGCCGATGCTGGAAGCCTGGCGCGGCATTCGCCTCCGCGCCGCCGAACTCGGACGCCAATTGGTGCGGGACGCGCGCAAGAGTCAGGCTTGCCGCATCCTCATGTCGATTCCTGGCATCGGTGCGATCACCGCAACCTCCTTTACCACAGCAATTGAGGAGCCTGACAACTTCAGGAAGTCCCGATCTGTCGGTGCGTGGATCGGGCTAACAACGCGCCGCTACCAATCCGGAGAAGTCGATTATGACGGCCATATATCCCGACGTGGCGACCACAATTTGCGAGGGCTTCTCTACGAAGCGGCGGCGGTCATTCTGACGCGCAGCTCAACTCACAGCACGCTGCGCACGTGGGGTCTGCAGCTCCGGGAGAGGATCGGCTTCAAAAGAGCTGCCGTGGCTGTGGCGCGCAAACTGGCGGTAATAATGCATACGATGCTTAAGACCGGCGAGCTGTTTAACCCGAATGCCGGAGCCGCCGCATAA